A single window of Plasmodium reichenowi strain SY57 chromosome 14, whole genome shotgun sequence DNA harbors:
- a CDS encoding metacaspase-like protein, which yields MVYNNGSLRGRKKNEEKYIPMNRKSTSLKDPSRTKNNNYIKTLDTYINEEDSPTKILSKGKKNKTGNIKKRTNEKDNDTDREDAASPSVDYNKNVMKKYNTRGTIIEKVSSSERNIEHNNNIVGKLGSKDYSNARVQRMSTSIGHHNALKKINPKVPSITCRTKSYTKVMNENKYNNHNNNNSNNNNINSMYYSKKLNNKKYSTEHTQSIDNNNITSKRLNNKKTATDKAQSTSRYCISNSVKKSYSTKGYNTDRSQTMSRYTLQNKKDSNTNTNRKGYSTHRGQIIQDNSNINNQAEKKKRNMSLKKKYIKESSNSTITGSNEKKNSNNILKKNSTCDLNYLNKEYNNNNNNNNNNMHEHTENVYNINENEGCSSMQIINDEDVQKNVPEFYTINLGSETKNKGENYIFKNRDNKIKPNIYNERNNMDLMEHKLNDDMSYNFADHIKDIECYINQLNESNKCNIYKEYDPSKLISPVYDNVNDNILENNQHLNEYEKHNDILTTSYLKYYSHTNNNNNHYYNDEDVHLDLGKMNEGFSNVAKNMDNIPWNETNRKESFSNIKKKIDHTDDRHIAYVDNSSMKHTMNDKDQYVKSVPYNYTMEEVLLLNEKRGNILGSLISKNHDAKRATSNNNNNNNVNNINSNKYYYYDNKYSEHGGDSVSSNICYPHGYKNNNIYNYVNNIKDSSSPLYCNTKTKRAHKFHTDNIMSDQLNKYEDNNKNDGKFFSGNISSKQKGKNNLTNYTTHSSEYRIKSIESNLTKDYRKSLTYNDIPNFLDYNINNTNVQNSDFGDSHYINRNASYKNSMNSNDDIQNSNNNNNNNNNNMVNNPNEYLVYTNEKHYVRINNKLYEKTRDNTYIEVDANSNFDFINGINSSHNSPLDNIKDNTLYHNTNKKEYSDYVSSYTNINKYEDINIPNNIHVSKDGKYLFKNYSVSQNVSDDNSVQDSLFSRTERSNSQNRYDKNGVKHIEQNYYNNSNRRDDIYYYHNQLKKLERLTEQNINRGKYQRNIPQNDDNDDDSEIKEVKKDKTKIDINKHLHFNDKKIFNQEKSENTGVHINAFKTIKNMKEVTYRNINNDTNYNNKVKSNYLYSNQLGKNKNRDTSLKTKLHGDSLDNKTELKKKIYNEIINNDIINNDIINNDIVNNNIINNDIIKSGAINNNIVNNNLINNYNADNRNASNSIFTQHINNINNNFYNSDDERINIIDNNKRMDMTEDESDRFRNNYFVELEKRKKNLGKTNNTTPISLSKNETINNMMINKRNFFNNYISDKARDKILKREISCSVNTVRSSKTNNKTNSNYSSYNNNNDNNNNNNNSNPFILDNSIRKSNIIITTSNNAKLINNTIISKGINNNILNINSNKNKSLNSAKINALGLLSSRNDLNYIMNNNRISNNHINQHLLYNNRNYSVIKIPNVHKEKRSSNIPHNINIKSNPNLEPNIKTYTNIKAYTNIKAPTNIKAPTNIKAPTNIKAPTNIKAPTNIKAPTKVNAPTNIKRQEFSNDILNYKGISKFDINEDKNTTIIPPLHRQSNSNFPFKNTKLNLNSDMYTEKELIKCRSINNSDIYNYLRNTYNKTPSKFYRTVSYRNMSLKKNKSMLENRKRKTEKKDENLMSTFNYTSEVDSKYIVKKAVVVGCNYVSEERSRLYGSVNDAYVFCRALVKYFDFLPENILLLTDSLPSNAYIYEDFDINRKKYINVDEEENVKNNEPLKKKNIFNLFNTNALYTTLKKTNEEELNCNSCKDVEIKNVDISSEKMNFNLWPTRVNILKAVNWLVRDSIPFGSYVFYFAGKSVQVDNMSGWEGEGYDEAFLCSDPFNKISEHNVITAVQLKDLLLSINESAQMTIILDCSGGQTILDPAGTENSLSYIKGCKQKGIWPITNPTNKVHKAIYDITILNNTSMKKYFCRSRYSKLIEVESTSAMIDPLLQSISSLPVAPKAYCLCAATWEQISIEGLFPIIEFARVSQLKKPESYKTGEGHYQNMNKKKIREEKSNRKGPNGLINKNNNLSKKTNYEKNFNFTLNMMKMFFSNTNNNENKLNEKEKVNRLGFNENDSDYIDDNYNSDNEYNSDDNNNNNYYYYDDGEKGFKNFQQNLNNVGQKDVIKNKKLKDNYILVSHGVFTYCLIEAIIEFKEKELKYNILEKKNEQFIPMTLKNLINIIQQKIQNIKYNKLKKINQKPEFTIHPGANATNNNYFVHYSKNIHFQNYKCNFINADLSPFLNVNKAWEEINRTTLRNRKSLSLSSTLINTASSKYFTQKNEQFKNSYSLKY from the coding sequence atgGTTTATAATAATGGAAGTTTAAGAGgaagaaagaaaaatgaagaaaagTATATTCCTATGAACCGAAAAAGTACCAGTCTAAAAGATCCTTcaagaacaaaaaataataattatataaaaaccttagacacatatataaatgaagaagataGTCCTACTAAAATATTAAGTAAAGgcaaaaaaaacaaaactggaaatataaaaaaaaggacTAATGAAAAGGATAATGATACTGATAGAGAAGATGCAGCATCTCCTAGTGTAGACTATAACAAGAATgtgatgaaaaaatataatacgAGAGGTACGATTATAGAAAAAGTATCAAGTTCTGAAAGAAATATagaacataataataatattgtcGGAAAATTGGGAAGCAAGGATTATAGTAACGCAAGAGTTCAAAGAATGTCTACAAGTATCGGGCATCATAACGCtctgaaaaaaataaatccTAAGGTTCCTAGTATTACATGTAGAACTAAATCATACACAAAAGTTATGAACGagaacaaatataataatcataataataataatagtaataataataatattaacagtatgtattattcaaaaaaattaaataacaAGAAATATAGTACTGAACATACCCAAAgtatagataataataacataacTTCAAAAAGGttaaacaataaaaaaactGCTACGGATAAAGCACAAAGTACATCAAGATATTGCATAAGCAATAGTGTAAAGAAAAGTTATAGTACAAAGGGATATAATACAGACAGATCACAAACAATGTCTAGATATACTctacaaaataaaaaggacTCAAATACTAATACGAATAGAAAAGGATACAGTACACATAGAGGACAAATAATTCAAgataatagtaatattaataatcaggcagaaaaaaaaaaaagaaatatgagcttgaaaaaaaaatatataaaagaatcTTCTAATAGTACTATTACAGGTAGcaatgaaaaaaagaattcaaataatatactgaaaaaaaatagtaCTTGTGATTTAAACTATcttaataaagaatataataataataataataataataataataatatgcaTGAACACACAGAAAAcgtatataatataaatgaaaatgagGGTTGTAGTAGTATGCAAATTataaatgatgaagatgtacaaaaaaatgtacCTGAATTTTACACAATTAATTTAGGTAGTGAAACTAAAAATAAGGGAGaaaattacatttttaaaaatagagataataaaataaaaccaaatatatataatgaacGTAATAATATGGATTTGATGGAAcataaattaaatgatgatatgAGTTATAATTTTGCAGatcatataaaagatattgAATGTTATATTAACCAACTAAATGAATcaaataaatgtaatatatataaagaatatgaTCCTTCCAAATTAATAAGTCCAGTATATGATAATgttaatgataatatattagaaaataatCAACATTTGAATGAATATGAAAAacataatgatatattaacaaCTTCGTACCTAAAATATTACAGTCAcactaataataataataatcattattataatgatgaagatgTTCATTTGGATTTAGGAAAAATGAATGAAGGTTTTTCCAATGTAGCTaaaaatatggataatatTCCATGGAATGAAACGAATAGAAAAGAAtctttttcaaatataaaaaaaaaaatagatcATACTGATGATAGGCATATAGCTTATGTGGATAATAGTTCTATGAAGCATACAATGAATGATAAGGATCAATATGTAAAAAGTGTGCCTTATAATTATACTATGGAGGAAGtacttttattaaatgaaaagaGGGGAAATATTTTGGGCTCCCttatttcaaaaaatcATGATGCTAAACGTGCTACCagcaataataataataataataatgttaataatattaatagtaataagtactattattacgataataaatatagtGAACATGGAGGAGATAGCGTTTCatcaaatatatgttatcctcatggatataaaaataataatatttacaattatgtgaataatataaaagattCATCATCACCTTTATATTGCAACACTAAAACAAAACGTGCGCATAAATTTCATACAGATAATATAATGAGTGAtcaattaaataaatatgaagataataataaaaatgatggTAAATTTTTTAGTGGTAATATTTCAAGTAAACAAAAAGGAAAGAATAATTTAACGAATTATACTACTCATAGTTCTGAATATAGAATAAAAAGTATTGAATCTAATTTGACAAAGGATTATAGAAAATCATTGacatataatgatatacCTAATTTTTTAGactataatataaataatacaaatgtTCAAAACAGTGATTTTGGTGATTCACATTATATTAATCGAAATGCttcttataaaaatagtaTGAATTCAAATGATGATATTCaaaatagtaataataataataataataataataataatatggtTAATAATCCAAATGAATATTTAGTATATACTAATGAAAAACATTATGTTAGaataaataacaaattatatgaaaagaCACGTGACAATACTTATATTGAAGTAGATGCTAATTCAAATTTTGATTTCATAAATGGTATTAATTCTTCCCATAATTCCCCTcttgataatataaaggataatacattataccataatacaaataaaaaagaatattcTGATTATGTTTCTTCTTATActaatattaataaatatgaagatataaacatacctaataatatacatgtTTCAAAAGAtggaaaatatttatttaaaaattattccGTAAGTCAAAATGTTTCAGATGATAACAGTGTTCAGGATAGTCTTTTTTCAAGAACCGAAAGAAGTAACAGCCAAAATAgatatgataaaaatggaGTGAAACATATTgaacaaaattattataataatagtaacaGACGtgatgatatatattattatcataaccaactaaaaaaattagaaagATTAACagaacaaaatataaacagAGGAAAATATCAAAGAAATATTCCacaaaatgatgataatgatgatgatagTGAAATTAAAGAAGTGAAAAAGgataaaacaaaaatagatataaataaacatttacattttaatgataaaaaaatatttaatcAAGAGAAAAGTGAAAACACTGGGGTACATATTAATGCTTTTAAGactattaaaaatatgaaagaGGTAACttatagaaatattaataatgataccaattataataataaagtaAAAAGTAATTACTTATATAGTAACCAATtaggaaaaaataagaatagGGACACATCCTTAAAAACAAAACTACATGGTGATAGTTTAGATAATAAAACAGAattaaagaagaaaatatataatgaaataataaataatgatataataaataatgatataataaataatgacattgtaaataataacataataaataatgatataataaaaagtggtgcaataaataataatattgtaaataataatttgatTAATAATTACAATGCTGATAATAGAAATGCCTCAAATAGTATATTCACACaacacataaataatataaataataatttttacaATTCTGATGATGAaagaattaatataatagataataataaaaggaTGGATATGACGGAAGATGAAAGTGATCGATTCagaaataattattttgtagAATTagagaaaagaaaaaaaaatttggGGAAGACAAATAATACTACTCCTATATCATTATCAAAAAATGAGacaataaataatatgatgattaataaaagaaatttctttaataattatatatctGATAAGGCTAgagataaaatattaaaaagagaAATATCATGTAGTGTGAATACAGTACGTAGTAgtaaaacaaataataaaactaATAGTAATTAttcatcatataataataataatgataataataataataataataatagtaatccatttatattagataattctataagaaaaagtaatataattattacaaCAAGTAATAATGCTAagttaataaataatactattattagtaaaggtataaataataatattttgaatattaactcaaataagaataaatcATTAAATAGTGCTAAAATTAATGCCCTTGgtttattatcatcaagAAATGATCTTAACTATATCATGAATAATAATCGTATTTcaaataatcatattaaTCAACATcttttgtataataatagaaattactctgtaataaaaataccAAATGTTCATAAGGAAAAAAGATCCTCAAACATTccacataatataaatataaaatctAATCCTAATTTGGAAccaaatataaaaacatatacaaatataaaagcatatacaaatataaaagcacctacaaatataaaagcacctacaaatataaaagctcctacaaatataaaagcacctacaaatataaaagctcctacaaatataaaagcACCTACAAAAGTAAATGCACCTACAAATATTAAACGTCAAGAATTTTCAAATGACATCTTAAATTATAAAGGAATATCCAAATTCGatataaatgaagataaaaatacaaCGATAATTCCACCCCTACATAGACAATCAAATTCAAATTTCCCgtttaaaaatacaaagCTGAATTTAAACAGTGACATGTATACAGAAAAAGAACTTATAAAATGTAGATCCATAAATAATagtgatatatataattatttaagaAATACTTATAACAAAACTCCATCAAAATTTTATCGTACGGTATCTTATCGTAACATGAgtttaaagaaaaataaatctaTGTTAGAAAATAGAAAAAGGAAAACcgaaaaaaaagatgaaaatCTTATGAGTACATTTAATTATACATCTGAAGTTGatagtaaatatattgttaaaAAAGCTGTTGTTGTTGGTTGTAATTATGTGAGTGAAGAACGAAGTAGACTATATGGTTCAGTGAATGATGCTTATGTATTTTGTAGGGCGCTagtaaaatattttgatttCTTACCTGAAAATATATTGCTATTAACTGATAGTTTACCATCCAAtgcttatatatatgaagattttgatataaatagaaaaaaatatataaatgtagatgaagaagaaaatgttaaaaataatgaaccattaaaaaagaagaacatttttaatttatttaatacaAATGCATTATATACTACATTAAAGAAAACTAATGAAGAAGAACTTAATTGTAATTCTTGTAAAGATGttgaaattaaaaatgtagACATTTCTTCTGAAAAGATgaattttaatttatgGCCAACAAGggtaaatatattaaaggCAGTCAATTGGCTCGTTAGAGATTCAATACCCTTTGGTTcttatgtattttattttgcTGGAAAAAGTGTGCAAGTAGATAATATGAGTGGATGGGAAGGAGAGGGATATGATGAAGCATTTTTATGTTCAGATccatttaataaaatttctGAACATAATGTAATAACAGCTGTTCAATTAAAAGATTTGTTATTAAGTATAAATGAAAGTGCACAAATGACTATCATTTTAGATTGTTCAGGTGGGCAAACAATCTTAGATCCAGCAGGAACGGAAAATTCCTTATCTTATATTAAAGGATGCAAACAAAAAGGTATATGGCCCATAACTAATCCAACCAATAAAGTGCATAAAGcaatatatgatataacTATATTAAACAATACATCTATGAAGAAATATTTCTGTAGATCGAGATATTCAAAATTAATAGAAGTTGAATCCACATCAGCAATGATAGATCCATTATTACAATCTATATCATCTTTACCAGTAGCGCCTAAAGCTTATTGTTTATGTGCAGCTACCTGGGAACAAATTTCTATAGAGGGATTATTTCCTATCATAGAATTTGCTAGGGTATCTCAGCTAAAGAAACCTGAATCCTATAAAACAGGTGAAGGTCATTACcaaaatatgaacaaaaagaaaataagaGAAGAAAAAAGCAATAGGAAAGGCCCAAATGgtttaataaataagaaCAACAATTTATctaaaaaaacaaattatgaaaaaaatttcaaCTTTACATTgaatatgatgaaaatgtttttcagcaatacaaataataacgaaaataaattaaatgagAAGGAAAAAGTAAATAGATTAGGATTTAACGAAAATGATAGTGATTATAttgatgataattataatagtgataatgaatataatagtgatgacaataataataataattattattattatgatgatgGGGAAAAGggttttaaaaattttcaacagaatttaaataatgttGGTCAAAAAgatgtaataaaaaataagaaattaaaagataattatattcttGTTAGTCACGGTGTATTCACCTACTGTTTAATTGAAGCTATTATTGAATTTAAAGAAAAGgaattaaaatataacatcctagaaaaaaagaatgaaCAATTTATACCTATgacattaaaaaatttaattaatattattcaacaaaaaatacaaaatataaaatataataaattaaaaaaaataaatcaaaaacCAGAATTTACTATACATCCAGGTGCTAATGctactaataataattattttgttcattattcaaaaaatatacatttcCAAAATTATAAATGCAATTTTATAAATGCAGATTTATCtccttttttaaatgtaaataaagCATGGGAAGAAATTAACAGAACTACTCTAAGGAATAGAAAATCTTTATCGTTAAGCTCAACTTTAATAAACACAGCATCTTCCAAATATTTTACTCAGAAAAATGAGcaatttaaaaattctTATTCACTCAAATATTAA